CCGGGTGTCAACGTCAGCGAGGAGGAGGTTCAGCAGATCCTCAAGCGTCTCGAGGCTGCGAAGGGCACCGAGGAATTCCATGTCAGCGAAATCTACCTGTCGGCAACGCCCGAGCGGCAGCAACAGGTCATCGCCACGATGCGCCAGATGATCGAGAAGATTCAGAAGGGCGAAGCGCCGTTCGCCTATTTCGCCCGTTCCGCTTCGGAAGCCTCAACGCGCAGCGTCGATGGCGATCTCGGCTGGGTGCGCGCGGCGCAGTTACCGGATGCGCTCGCCGCCGCCGCCACCACGATGCAGGTCGGCCAGATCGCCGGACCGGTCGAAGTGCCCGGCGGCTATTCGATCCTCTATCTCGTCGACAAGCGACAAGTGCTGACCGCCGACCCGCGTGATGCGCGGCTTGCCCTGAAACAGCTCACCATTCGCTTCCCCAGCGGCACGACCCAGGCGGGCGCGACTGCGCGCGCGGCCGAGTTCGCCAAGGCGATCGAGACGATCCAGGGCTGTGGCGGGGTTGCCAAGATTGCCGGTGATATCGGCGCCGAAGTGGTCGACAGCGACGCGGTCGCGGTTCGTGACTTGCCACTCCCGCTGCAGGAAATCCTGCTCAAGCTGCAGGTCGGCCAGGCGACGCCGCCGTTCGGCTCGGCGCAGGACGGTGTTCGCGCGCTGGTCGTGTGCGGCCGTGACGATCCCCGCAACGGCGATCTGCCGCGTGCCGACCAGATCCAGGCACAAATGGAACAGTCGCGCGTCAATCTGCGGGCGCAGACATTGCTGCGCGATCTGCGCCGCGACGCGATCATCGATTATCGCTGAGCGTTCGATGACCCTGCCGCTTGCCGTTTCGATGGGCGACCCCGCCGGGATCGGTCCGGAGGTCATCGCCAAGGCCTGGGTCAAACGCGATACGCATGCGCTGATGCCGTTCTTCGCGGTCGGTGACGCGCGCGCGATCGCCGCCGTTTGGCAGGGGCCGATCGCGCGGATCAGCGACCCGGCCGAGGCGAATGGACGTTTTGCCGATGCCCTGCCCGTGCTCAATGTCGAGGACGGCGGTGAGATCGTGCCCGGCCGGCCCGATGTCGATGGCGCGCGCTGTGCGCTGCATTCGCTGGAGATGGCCGCAGGCCTCGCCCGGTCGGACGCCGCGCGCGCGCTGATCACCGGCCCGGTGTCGAAGGCGCAGCTTTACCAGATCGGCTTTGCTTATCCCGGGC
This portion of the Sphingomonas sp. So64.6b genome encodes:
- a CDS encoding peptidylprolyl isomerase, which translates into the protein MAGAVVAQTVSDNSVPATGLDIPANMQIFGKVDPNVRKPTAIVNESVITGTDVDQRVALIVSANELKLSPEDKDRLKLQILRQLIDETLQIQEAKANEITITAPEITQSFDRVARNFKRSPVEMRTYLRSVGSSERSLKRQIEGELAWQRYLRRKVEPGVNVSEEEVQQILKRLEAAKGTEEFHVSEIYLSATPERQQQVIATMRQMIEKIQKGEAPFAYFARSASEASTRSVDGDLGWVRAAQLPDALAAAATTMQVGQIAGPVEVPGGYSILYLVDKRQVLTADPRDARLALKQLTIRFPSGTTQAGATARAAEFAKAIETIQGCGGVAKIAGDIGAEVVDSDAVAVRDLPLPLQEILLKLQVGQATPPFGSAQDGVRALVVCGRDDPRNGDLPRADQIQAQMEQSRVNLRAQTLLRDLRRDAIIDYR